The following proteins are co-located in the Acidimicrobiales bacterium genome:
- the queC gene encoding 7-cyano-7-deazaguanine synthase QueC codes for MSAGRQVIILSGGLDSTTCMALAAKDAERPPLALSFDYGQSHGIELERAAKVAAHYGAERLLVAIDTRAWGGSALTDPSVEIPRPSPSARTSEPDAVDIPVTYVPARNSIFLAVALGVAEARDADAVYLGVNALDYSGYPDCRPAFVDAFRAVAAVGQKRGLEGRPVDIRTPLVDLTKAQIIRLALDLEAPVELTWSCYRAGPDPCRACDACELRARGFAEAGVPDPALPSP; via the coding sequence ATGAGCGCGGGCCGGCAGGTGATCATCCTCTCGGGCGGGCTCGATTCCACCACGTGCATGGCCTTGGCGGCGAAGGACGCCGAACGTCCGCCGCTGGCCCTCAGCTTCGACTATGGCCAGTCGCACGGAATCGAGCTCGAGCGCGCCGCCAAGGTGGCCGCCCACTACGGCGCCGAGCGCCTCCTGGTCGCTATCGACACGCGCGCCTGGGGTGGGTCGGCGCTCACCGACCCGTCGGTCGAGATACCGCGACCGTCGCCTTCGGCGCGCACCAGCGAGCCAGATGCAGTCGACATACCGGTGACCTACGTACCCGCGCGCAACAGCATCTTCCTCGCTGTCGCCCTCGGAGTGGCCGAGGCCCGTGACGCCGATGCCGTGTATCTCGGCGTCAACGCCCTGGACTACAGCGGCTACCCCGACTGCCGGCCTGCGTTCGTCGATGCCTTCCGCGCTGTGGCGGCGGTGGGCCAGAAGCGCGGGCTCGAGGGCCGACCGGTCGACATCCGGACACCGCTGGTCGACCTCACCAAGGCCCAGATCATCCGCCTCGCCCTTGACCTCGAGGCTCCCGTCGAGCTGACCTGGTCGTGCTACCGCGCCGGCCCGGATCCGTGCAGGGCCTGCGACGCGTGTGAGCTACGGGCGCGCGGCTTCGCCGAAGCCGGCGTGCCCGATCCGGCCCTGCCGTCGCCGTGA
- the ettA gene encoding energy-dependent translational throttle protein EttA translates to MPAQFIYVMRDLRRFYPPDREVLKGINLSFYPGAKIGVIGANGSGKSSLLRIMAGEDDGYTGQARLSPGFTVGHLPQEPTLDSTQDVLGNVAAGMGEATALLRRFEEISEQLGSAGPEEMDRLLTEQGECQDRIEAIGAWELDRTLEVAMDALRLPPGDASVDMLSGGERRRVALCRLLLSRPDLLLLDEPTNHLDAESVAWLERFLHEYEGTVVAVTHDRYFLDNVAGWILELDRGAGLPWEGNYSSWLEQKQARLANEEKADSARRRTLERELEWVRLSPRARQAKGKARLSAYEALLAEAASAPVREDRLELAIPPGPRLGDLVVEASALRKGYGDRLLIDTLDFSLPRGGIVGVIGANGAGKTTLLRMITDQEKPDEGSLVVGPTVSLAYVDQSRQALDPSRTVYEEITDGQDRLVVGGREIHGRAYVAGFNFTGSDQQKRVGDCSGGERNRIHLAKVLRSGGNVLLLDEPTNDLDVDTLRALEDALVAFAGCAVVITHDRWFLDRIATHVLAFEGESVVHWFEGNFSDYEAERRRRLGAAADQPHRIRYKPLVRGG, encoded by the coding sequence GTGCCGGCCCAGTTCATCTATGTGATGCGGGACCTCCGCCGTTTCTACCCTCCCGACCGGGAGGTGCTGAAGGGGATCAACCTGTCCTTCTACCCGGGCGCCAAGATCGGCGTCATCGGCGCCAACGGGTCGGGCAAGTCCTCCCTGCTTCGCATCATGGCCGGCGAGGACGACGGGTACACCGGACAGGCCCGGCTATCGCCCGGCTTCACGGTCGGTCATCTCCCTCAGGAGCCCACGCTCGATTCGACCCAAGACGTCCTTGGAAACGTGGCCGCGGGAATGGGCGAGGCCACCGCGCTGCTCCGGCGCTTCGAGGAGATCAGCGAGCAGCTGGGATCGGCCGGCCCCGAGGAGATGGATCGGCTGCTCACAGAGCAGGGCGAGTGTCAGGACCGCATCGAGGCCATTGGAGCCTGGGAGCTCGACCGCACACTCGAGGTCGCCATGGACGCCCTCCGGCTCCCGCCCGGCGATGCCAGCGTGGACATGCTCTCGGGCGGCGAGCGTCGCCGGGTCGCCCTGTGCCGCCTGTTGCTCAGCCGGCCCGACCTCCTCCTGCTCGACGAGCCCACCAACCACCTCGACGCCGAGTCGGTGGCCTGGCTCGAGCGCTTCCTGCACGAGTACGAGGGAACGGTCGTGGCCGTCACCCACGACCGGTACTTCCTGGACAACGTGGCGGGGTGGATCCTCGAGCTCGACCGGGGGGCGGGGCTGCCCTGGGAGGGCAACTACTCCTCGTGGCTGGAGCAGAAGCAGGCACGGCTGGCGAACGAGGAGAAGGCCGACTCGGCGCGCCGTCGCACCCTCGAACGGGAGCTCGAGTGGGTCCGTCTCTCCCCCCGGGCTCGCCAGGCCAAGGGCAAAGCCCGCCTGTCGGCCTACGAGGCGCTGCTGGCGGAGGCGGCCTCGGCTCCCGTCCGGGAGGATCGGCTGGAGCTGGCCATACCGCCGGGGCCCCGCCTGGGCGACCTCGTGGTCGAGGCGAGCGCGCTGCGCAAGGGCTACGGCGACCGCCTGCTCATCGACACCCTCGACTTCTCGCTGCCGCGTGGGGGGATCGTCGGCGTGATCGGCGCCAACGGCGCGGGCAAGACCACGCTCCTGCGCATGATCACCGACCAGGAGAAGCCCGACGAGGGCAGCCTGGTCGTGGGACCGACGGTGAGCCTGGCCTACGTGGACCAGTCTCGCCAGGCCCTCGATCCGTCCCGAACGGTCTACGAGGAGATCACTGACGGACAAGACCGCCTGGTGGTGGGCGGTCGCGAGATCCACGGACGGGCATATGTCGCCGGGTTCAACTTCACCGGATCCGACCAGCAGAAGAGGGTCGGCGACTGCTCTGGCGGTGAGCGCAACCGCATCCACCTGGCCAAGGTCCTGCGCTCGGGAGGCAACGTGCTCCTGCTCGACGAGCCGACCAACGACCTCGACGTCGACACGCTCCGGGCCCTCGAAGACGCGCTCGTGGCCTTCGCCGGGTGTGCGGTGGTGATCACCCACGACCGGTGGTTCCTGGACCGGATCGCGACACACGTGCTCGCCTTCGAGGGCGAGTCGGTGGTGCACTGGTTCGAGGGGAACTTCAGCGATTACGAGGCCGAGCGCCGACGCCGGCTCGGAGCGGCCGCCGATCAGCCCCACCGCATCCGCTACAAGCCCCTGGTCAGGGGCGGGTGA
- the queD gene encoding 6-carboxytetrahydropterin synthase QueD, with amino-acid sequence MRTRVCRSFAFEAAHHLPWHAGKCQRLHGHHYRLEVTVEGPVNEHGVVMDFDDLAAVVEREVVSRYDHRLLNDVLDNPTAERVAQQAWKELEAAGLDLVAVRLWETPQSMVELLAE; translated from the coding sequence ATGCGCACCCGGGTCTGCCGCTCGTTCGCCTTCGAGGCGGCCCACCATCTCCCGTGGCACGCCGGTAAGTGCCAGCGGTTGCACGGCCACCACTACCGCCTCGAGGTCACCGTGGAGGGGCCCGTCAACGAGCACGGCGTCGTGATGGACTTCGACGACTTGGCGGCTGTCGTCGAGCGCGAGGTCGTGAGCCGCTACGACCACCGCCTACTGAACGACGTCCTCGACAACCCCACCGCCGAGCGGGTCGCCCAGCAGGCGTGGAAGGAGCTCGAAGCGGCGGGCCTGGACCTCGTCGCCGTACGCCTTTGGGAGACCCCACAGTCCATGGTCGAGCTGTTGGCCGAATGA